The region TTTGGCACCTCATTCAGGAAGAATTTCATAGTTGCGATTGGCGCGTTCGATTTGTTGCTGGTAACTCAAGATATTTGACACTGAGAATACAACACATTTTCCAAATGAGCTCCTTGTCAGTTTTCATGTATTTATAACATTCTTTCAGTTGAGCGAGTAACTTTAATAGCCAGATTTATGGATTCAACGCCTCTACGAGGTAATCCAAGCTTACAAGCAGCCCTTACAAACGCTTTCTGCTATTTAATTACCAGCATGGATGATAATAATGTACACGTTGCACAACGTGCAACATTATACCTGGGCACAATACATGACACTGCTATAAGGGTAAGTCATCTTACCTTAAATTTTGTTTAAGTATGTTTATACTGAATTGCACAACTTTTAAATGTATGTAATTTACAGTCTCTGATATTTTGTCTCGAGACGCAATTCGATTCGGTTATAGTAGATCGACCCATGGTGCTTCAATCTCTCTATCAATTACATAATAGTCTCAGTGATAGGCGAATTCTCACATGGGAATTCTTCTTAAATCGTTTTGATACGCTATATCTGGAAGCACAAATAAATTTGGAAAAGGCTGGAGATATAGCATATCTTCGTGGTGAGTAACAATATTCTATGATATTGTAAACCAGTGTTGAAACTTAAATGAGGGTTGGATTACAAAGAACGCcttgtattttgtaattataattttatagtgTATGTTTTAAATCTTTTAAAGTGTgtctattttttgttttttgaagaTCTAAGGAATACCGATTTAAATAGTGAAATATTCATCAGAAAGCTACATCGAGCACATGAAGCTCTTTCCCTGTCTGATGGTAGTAGTACAAGCTTGGTGAAAACTCTGAGTGCCAGTTTTGGTACGAAATGGCCATATAAACGTACAATGTCTGCACCAGCTTCCACAATTCCGCGTCAAGATACGAAACAAGGTATGGTAATTATATCAAGCTTATTAGCAATTGCAATCCAATTTACCAATCTTGAATATATTAATCATAAAGTACCGTTTGTATAAAACTTTGAAGGGTAAGTTTCGAGTTAATTTTATATTAGTAAATAACTGTTTTCGTTAGGCAAACTTATATTACAAAAATCACGAgtaggaataaaaaaacatataGTAACTTGAGTTTTGTGCAATCACTTAATTATGTTGAATTAAGATAGTTACGTTCACTCCCAAAACAGCTAAGGATTATTAGAAACCTTCGTCAACTGTAGTACCCTATTATGATCAAGCTAGTGCTATTCCTCTATTTCAGAGATAATTATATACcctataatttttatatttcttgatACAAAATTTCAGGGGTTTATAGATTTGCAAATGGTGCTGTATACGTATTTgtagtttaattttcacttgatATTATACAGAGGAGAGAGCTAGTATTTAAATATGGAAAGGTATTTGGGTTTTAAGTAAACAAAAGAAGTAATGTCGAAAATAGTTGctgggaaaaataattaataagtgtgactttgtttttcttcgcaCCTTACAACACTTCACCCTACTTCACCATCTATGTGTATGTGTCACCTCCccagagaaagagaaagtgTACAGCCGGCAGTACTCGGCGCCTATCTTAAAGCGCAAGAGCTCCAGGTTTGGATTGGGTCAGTTGCTGGGGTCCACCCCACCTAATAACAGTATCCCAGGTAGCGTAGTGTCTGCGTAGGTGTTACTGATATCAATATACAAGCTGGGTGTATGTATGTCCCTCAAAACGTTTGAATTGAGATATTAAAAGGTTTGCAATTCCCACTTATTCGTAGAACATAAACTGCTCGTTTCTGTCGTTTGTTAATAACTGGAAACTGTCAATGCTAGTGAGTTCATACTTGAAGCACAGAATAAGTTTATATAATTTCATCCTATCTCTATTACTTATAGTTACTGGTATGCTGGGAGCGCGTGATAAGCTATTGAGCACAATCAAGTTATAGTTTTTTATTGAACGAAATTAGGTGAAGATGATTTACATATGTCTTTACCTTAAGTTTATTCTTGTTCTCTAAACTTATTATCTGCAGTCACTGCAGTAAATAGTATGTAACTATGAAGAAATCAATGAAGAAATTTactgttttttaaattgtttctcAAAGGTACTGGTGGAAGGTTTTATTGTTGAATAGGTATTTGTCGATGTATTTGAACTCTTAAAATCGTTTTATATTTGTTACTTGTGCAAGCTCCGTGTTATTCTATGTATAATTCGGTTGCAGGATTCTGACCACTCTCGCATTTCTTAGCATATCTCAAGTGAGAGACAGTCAGAATTTGGTAGCTCAGTACTGTGTCTACTGGTATGGGATATTTGTATTTAGTTAATTGCCCTCGAAGTGAATATTTGTATGTGGTTGTGCAACATGTTGGAATACCTTGCATACCTAGCACGTAGATGCAGTAATTGTTTTGAAGACATAAAACGTAATCCCtcattataattaaattgttactatattaatataataatgaggCATAATTGtctaaaattgaataaaaattagaattaGATCTAAAAGATTGATAAACTGTAGATTGCAAGGGCATGTCACCAAATATTTGTCTTAAACTGATACACTTTCTCAATTTTAGTAACAAGTTCGAAGTTTGTGATATTTGTTAACTATTGCATGCCCTGCATGTATTTCAATGGTGTGGATAGCAGTAGAGTTTAATTAGATCTGGATTGAACAAgatgtttaaaaatgtttcattattCACTTGTCAACTTTTTTAATGGGATATTGTTATTCTAATCTTTGTAATGAGTCTGGATTGGATTTAATTTCGGAATGTTTgaagaaatataattttcagatgGTCACATTCATTCTTTGAACGTAGCTGAGGAGGGCGCAAACTTACCTGGATTCATCCATAAGGTCATTGATCTGGAAGAGTCTGACAAAGAAACTATCCACTTACTTGTATTTCTTCTCATGCAGTTCCTCTCCAGAGCTGATCAAGTAATTATCGTTTCTCACAGAGCTTGTCAATCGTTCGAACTCATCTCTAATCCATGAAACATGTCAAGTAAAGTAACATGTAGTGACTGTAATTGACGGAGTATCTGTAAATGAGTCATACcttctgaaaaaataaatcaataaatagtAGCCTGAATACAATATAAAGTTGAATAGTGAATATAACTAACAGATAAAATAAcaaagattttcattttaataacaTAAAGTAATATTACATCAACAGGCATTTCCCACCGATGAAAAACCATTATGTAAAACGCAAGGGATTATATTGCGTCACCTTTACCTTCTTCTTGGATATAATCAATTGGACCGAACATTTCACACCTCTCCGCAACGTCTCAGGTATTCTGTACGACTATAATGACTGATTAATGAATACAACCATAGATGCGTGAATTTGAGTTTCATCATTGGAATTTGTGAAGTGGCCAGTGTATTAGTGATGCACATTTACATACGTTATGCCTAGTTGAATTCGTTATTAATACCTTGTCTTTTTGAACtaatttgataattattttttttacagagtGTCACCAGTATTCAATGTCTTTATTGCAAATCTGCCGCAACTTCTTGATCAAAATCATATTATGGGATGGATAATGGTACCTCCTGTCCTTGCCGTATTGCAGCATTGTCCATGTCCTCCCCAGGGTGTACCTGCTGTTGACCATCAACCTCCAACTTACAGTCTCTGGTATTTGGAACCACATATTAGACGAACATGGTTGATGTCACTTCTGGTTTTATTATACAAGGTATTTATTTGAAAGACTGATCTACATGTActgtaaatacatatattgcaTGGctagtttatttttaaataaaggGGTGGTCCAGTCTTCCTGCATtatgtattaaaatttatgttACTTTCAGTATCAATATGGACAACAACCGTGGTGTAGCCAACTTCAGTCTTTGATCAAAATAGTTTTAAACACTTTGGATACTCAACATCATCAATGCAGGCGAATTCCAGCTACTGTCGTTATGGGAGGACCTCCATCAAGATCGCGAGGTTATTTTGATCTCATCTAATAATTCGATCTTATATATCATGGCTCAACTTAAACACTGAAATCGGAACCGCAACTGAATCTTTGTTCTTCctaattatattaatcataATTCGCAAATAATTGatgtatttaattaattgtaaagaATGTACTGATATTTGATGTAGACGTATCTCAACCTTCTCTTGGAGCAGACCATGACCTAGCAGCTGGATGTACTGCAGAACTTGATGGAGAAAGTCCACCTGGAAGAGTCTCGTCAGCCATTATTTCTGTGCATCAGCGTAGTCCTGGAACAAATCATGCACAATCGCATGCCATGGAAACGCACTGGGAAGAAACAACCCCCAGCCTATATCCAAATAAACACTCCAGGTAGTCACACAGAATTTTGATttgtaaatattcaatttgttTTGCACCAAACGAAAGTGTATGGTACTTTGAACACTGAAACGTTCAAATGACACACTTACGATTCAAAAGCGGTTATTCTACAGCTATTCAATAAACGCTGATGATACGGAGTCAGAACTGGCGGCTATACCAGAGAGCCCAAAATCGGACTGCACTCTTCATGGCAGTAGCAGTGGATCACTTGGTGAAATGGATGAAAGTTCTGGTGTTGTAGGCAGAAATGTAGCTACTACGAGTAAAATGATTGTGTATGCTGCAGATATAGATCATTCTAGTTCTACTGAAAAAAACAAGTTACTAGATGCACAAAGTGTTCATCATAATAAACATGAAGGTCTTGTACATCGGCCAACATGGTTTCTCGGTAGCGAAGATGACGGACTGCAGGTTTGATTTTACTGAATTGAATTGTATTTAGTAGctgattttcttcaaaacCAATGCAATGTTCTTGCGAAtaagaagtttcttctcttcaagCACTGTGTATAAGGAGGACTATAATGTGCAGATGTCGTGTTTACCCTTTTGAAtccttgcttccgatgagaagccacGTAAGACAACcaatgccgtctaatgaatgatatgcggatgtgcaaaTCATTTCTCTACGAgaagaatattgttgaaagaatgtaaattcgaaaaattggtgatttcgaaaaattaacgacggagccaggaatcgaacctggcgtctagagatgcttgactgGAGCTTTACTCCACCAGACCGCCTAGCTGCCCTGACTCTGTGAgtggcttctcatcggaagcaaggaTTCAAAAGGGTAAACACGACATCTGCACATTATAGTCCTCCTTATACACAGTGcttgaagagaagaaacttcttaTTAGCaagaatttacattctttcagCAATATTCTTGCATTCACaatcatatatgtatatgattatAAGTACAATTTAGGATATATTAGTGTATAATCTGTTATAAAAACAGGTAAATAGTGGACTGCCGCATAAGAAGTGGGGCGTACATGAAGGTGTTAAGATGATGGTCACATCTTCATTATTATCTGGGCAACAACATTCGCATAAATCTACACCACCACCGATTTCAGTAGCTAAAGCCACAGTAGTAACACAATCTGGCTCAAACGGCACTGTTGTATCCACCAAGCCAACATTTAGTTCAACTGGACTCGCAAGTGCTATAGCTGTAGCTACTGGAGTACCTAATCTTTGTACAGCTAAAACTCAATCTGTAAATTCGTATAGGTACAGTCACACAGTTTTGTTCTTACTACAATTTGCTGCTCTCCATATTTTCGATGCATACCGAAGCACTTTGCATTTCAATCTGTGAAAAACACAATATATTTGTCGAACCTTATAGACCTGATGTGGTGACCAAAGAAAGAGTATCCACAGTTGTACCAGAGCAGGCAACACATGTCTCACCTATACCAAAACAATTTGGGCGGCAAAAAAACGTTGACCAAAGTACACCCATAACTTCTCCTGTTTCAATATGCCAAACTACGCCAGCTGTCAGTCAGCCACTTGGCAGTGACCAGTCTTGTTCGCCTGTCGTTAGCTCAATGTCATCACAGCTTACCAGCACTGAGAATGGTGAAAATATTGCGCCACGATGGCAAAGTGTTTCTACTCATCAACAGATAGTAACACCAACTATGGAACGATTGCTCCCCATTGGTACTGTTGCACGTATGTCAAATTTTTGAGTTCTACGATCAATATTTGTATTGTGTGACCAGTTATGATTACTGCaaggaaaatatttcaggACAACGTACAACTCACCGTGTATTGATGTGTGAAGAAACGTATGGATCACCGGAATCCCCCTTATCCAAGATGGATATACTGACAGTGGGTAAGTATGACAAAATCTTTCAGACATTGCTTATATTTTAAATCACACTCAAAAATAAAGATTGGTATCTACAATTACTTTAGGATCTTCTTTCGATCAAGACAGTGAAACATGCATTTCGAGTGACGTAACAACACCGCGAAGTATGTCTCAATTGGAATTTCCATTACCAGAACGCCTCTTACCCGTTGGACCACAACGAGACAATATATCTGGCCTTATAGAACGTGTATGGCAAGTTCTTGGTGTGCCAGGAGCGGATGGTATGTTTTGTAATGgtagattttgtaaattgaaatattattacgcACTTGATCAAACTTGCAGATATTTGTCATCAACAAAATGAGAAGACAATacctgagaaaaaaagttctaGTTATGGCCCACATCCAAAGCGAGATAATATTTCTTCAGATAACAGGGTGCGCATAACTGTTATTGATAGATGGatgtatcattttttgttactttaccataacaataaaatatatttactttAAATCCGGAGAATGACTTTCACTTGGAGCTTACTGATTCTTTATGATGGATAAATGTTATTGGCGATTTGCTAAATATGTTGAGTTGATTTATGCTCTTATGATTTTACAGACATCCTCGGCCTCAGTATTAACTCCAGTCGCAACTGAGATCCACTCAAGATCCCCAAGTCCCAGAAAATTAACGAAGCAGGTAGCTTTAGAGTCACCCCCTCCTGTGATCGAAGAATCTTTTTTAAGGTCTTTAGAGCATGaccgtaaaataaaaatggaagaTTTATTGCGTAGTCAACGAGAGAAAATGCGTAAAACACCTTTCAATATGACACAGCATTCAATTGGAAATATCCGACGACCAGAATCTTGGTGAATAGATGTGttttgttgttatttattGGTTCCAACCAATTTCATTTTCTGCACACACACAAAGTAACTGATAAATTTTAGAAGGATCTTTGCAATATCAGTGTAGTGTTCAATTATTCCTCATCAGGCCTGGACCACACGTGCAAGCAAATTTGGATCCAGTGTTACAACAGGCATATCATGCAGATTTTAACTTGAAGCAAAGTCTATTTCGAATCGGAGATGATTGCGTGTATGACAggtaatatacaaattattattaacgaaTAGTTCAAAAATGTGCAAATATATTTACTTTTAATAATTATGATTCTTTGTTTAGATGTTCTGAATGTGGGACAGTAAAAGAAGAGTACAGCGATGAAGAATTAGGTCTATGCATAATTACATTGGGTACCTTTATTCACAGGGAGCCATCATTAGCAGCTCCACTTCTTCCAGAAATTCTAAGCGTTGTCGCTAAGTTAGTTTCATTTCAACCATATGCATGCAAGTCTATACAGGTAGTGATGAATACTTGAGTGggctattttttattttattgcattcattttttcctttattcTAGTTCTCAAACCAAACATAAACCTCATTTAAATACGTGATTGATTCAAATATAACTAGTAAATAATATATCCCTAGGTTGATTcagtttttatttactttttacttTCATATCCAGGATGATGTGATGTATGGTAATATCTATTATAAGTGCTCTGTTGTCTGTGAAGTCCACTTTGAGATTGACACCGTTAGACACGAAGCTACAACCGCAATAAATTATACTAGTTGTATAGGTGTTATACATTAAGTGTATTACTAAAATCGCATTAACATTTTCCAGAGTTGCTTTGAATGCCATGTATCCGTGGCAAAATGAGACAAACATGCATTTACCTGGAGGAGCAGTGAGCGTAGCGCATCAATTTCTGAGATGTGTTTTGCACCAGTTAGCTCCAAATGGTGTGTTTGTACAGATGTTTCAGACACATACTAATGGTGAGACTATACCTAAGTGAAGAACAATTGTGAATTTAGCATCAAAAGTAACACATTTCTAATTCTAAATACCTATCTTAGAGGCAACGAGAATGCAGTTCTTCAAAAGTGTAACGCAAGCCTTAGTAGATTTCAACGAATTGAACCCAATTGCTCCACTACAGCTGTTATTAGAGGTATCATGTTCTTATTTTGATTTATCGTCaacttaaaaatttaataagaCACAGCAATTTATCCTATTTCTAACGTCAGTTTTGATAAAGTTTATCTGAAGCTGTCGTTATAGAATGTCTCCAGTAAATGCATTTTGAAAGATACAGTGTGAGAGTCACCATTGAGATTTCATTGCTTTCAGAGTTTAAATACAAAGAAAACACTTCCCTTGGAGCGACTCCCAACAATCCTGCACAACGTTGCTTGCTATCTCGATTGTTTACCATTAGAAGCAGGCTTAGGACCTGGGGCTGCCACTTGGGGTGGCTTGTTATCACAAATTGATGGGCTATTCCGAAGACTAGTGTTGCTACTTAATTCTATCGAAGATATAACTCCTCTACTCAGAATAATGGTTTCAGTATTGAAAGTTCCTGGTATACCGCAGTTTAAGGTGTTGTAACATGATTTTAATCAATACTTTTTTGATTAATCACCCcttgatcgttttttttttttgtaatgtaTTGTAATCCACAGGATTCTCCATTCGTTATtccgttaataaaatataatcatgTGAAAAGTGATTCTAATTTTAgctaatataattaataactaAGTTTTTCAGGGAATGCTTGACCCGTTTTCAAAAGTTCTCAGCTACGCCATACAGAATTCAATATTAAAGTACAATTATCTGACTGATTTATGCTACCTGTGTCATCGTGGATTCACGCGAGACCGAGACAAGCATTTTTTAAGTCGAACTGTCGTTTTTGAATTGGTTCAGGCAATCAAATTCAAGAGtacgattccagactcaaacTTTTTACTGTTGATTCACTTCATTCTCCAGGTACGCTCAGCATCGCCAGAgttaatcattttattttttgattcaatTCGTATCCAGCgattgcataatttttttcctttcaaagAAATCTTGTTATCCTATAATGTGTCCTATTACAGGATGTGGGAGGTATGTTACCTATGAACGTTGCAATGGAAGATGTTCAAGCAGATGTATCGCCTATTTATAATACAAACTCATCTGAATCCTTGCGGAACCAACTATCAGATGTTCTAGATTTTTTAGCCGACTTTCATACTCTGAGTAAAGTAAaggtataaattttaaaatattgtctaTTAGAATAATTTTGACATTGTAACAGATAACtccaagactgtttttactaCCAGACAGAGGAGATTTTGCTTTACGttttattataaatgaaataacaaGTTTTATTCTTAGGATATTCAATATTCTAATGTCAACAATAATTATTGCtagaatattattaaaaaaaatttccacaatAATATATTCCTGgagttgtaatatttttttcagtattttaaTGTTCTCTCAATCAACCATTAATCGTATATTATGCCTGCTACAATTTTTTAGAGTTACAGCAAAGGCCTTCAAGCCGGATTAAATGAAGACACTTTAGGAGGGATGCTAAAATGCGGCTTGGCACAATACTTAGCTTTAGAAATAACCAGAGGGAATAGTCGCGATAACAGAGCAGTAGCAAGATATTTACCTTGGCTTTATAGTCCACCATCAACTCTACAACAGGGGTAATCATCATCCTTATACATTTATTCagtgtaatatatttttcacctaaATTCGATGtggctgaatttttttaaacatcttAAGTATCAATGCCTTACTTGTATGTCCTATTCTAGATCACGTGAGTTCGTTGATTGCATAGGTCATGTACGTCTTCTGTCCTGGCTGCTATTAGGATCATTGACCCACACTGCCCTTCATGGAAACAGTAATACATGGTCCGGCAATCCACATATACATGGGCCACCGACTCCATTTGCACAACCTATACCTCAAGAAGTTTCTTGTCATATTGCAGACCACATTCAAGTTATACTGTCTGGTTTTCCCGAGCAGTCAAAAACTTCAGTACTACACATGTCTTCCctttttcatacttttattTTGTGCCAGGTAAGTTATGTCACCCAACAGCTGTTCCACAGAATTTAtatgattatacatattaaCGCTGTGCTACAAATTTATCATGTTTAGCTCTGGACTGTCTATTTAGAAGAAGTTTCTAAGCGTAATTTGACCACTAGCGAAACCCATAGTGTAACAATGAGTATACTACTTGATTTTTGGGGTAAAGTTACACCCTGTGTCCTCCAACTTGTGACGCATTCTAAAGTGGTAGGTATCGCAACAACAGAGAACTTAGGAAATCAAGCATATATCAAAAGAAGTACTCTCATATAATTAACCGATAAAATATAACTTATTACAGCTGGCAGAGATGGTGAACTTACATTTTTTAAGTTTATTGGAAGCACTGTTGGAGTGTCAATCCACTTTACTTAGCAAGCTACTACCTGTCTGGAGTCCGATTTTATTTGCCCATCATATTCAGGTAAAAACATACGAAAATTCTACCCAATTGCCCATTTTAAGAAGTTTAATCGAAAGACATTTCACAATCCTGAATTTAATTAGATGAATTTCTTGTCATTGCTATATATCGTGTTTTGattcatttcttttaaccTTCTAGTTGCCAGGCCAATTACAAATGCGTCTTCAGAATTGTCGGAACTTTCCCCCCACAAAACCAACTGAATATTTGGGAAAAGCTGACAGTCCCAGTGTAGAACAACGTGATTCCAATCCGGTGTTGATGCGATGGCTTCATCGCTTACAATTTAAAATGGGGCAAATTGAGTTACAATCTTCGACAGCTACTCAATTTTACTctatctgaaaaaataaagtcaaTAAGTGTTCCTTTGCTGGTTTCTTGATGTTGAAACTGTTTGTTTAACTCCTGCTAGTTGGAACATACCTGTTTTTTCGTGATagtatcaattaattaaatacgCAGAATTATGGTTCTATTCAGCACTGTTTTTgagattatatgtatataatgatTGTTAAATAATTGTTGAGTAATTCCTGTTCGAGTAGACAATAGAGAATTCAGTTTAGGTATTACTATTTGTTCGGTGTCTCGCATGGTTTTCAGAGTCTATTATAACGAGAGCACATTGTGCAGCGGATGTTTCATGCTCAAATCGAGGCTACTGAGGATTAAGACAAGATATAGAGTCACCTTGGGTAGGTTGGAAGGTTCGTTTCATGAGATCCTTTCAGCATAATTATTATCTATTTATAGTGAGGCTTGCCAGACGTCCCGCAATTCGTGAGACAGTCCGGTGATGAAACAGTGTACTACGTCATGCACActatttaaatttcaatcaaatatgTTATGAAAAGGGTACTTGTTTTATAGCTCCTCGCTCTAATCTTTTATAACCTTAAGTTTAAATAAACATGGTTTCATGCAGATGGACTGAGTGCGCCCAATAACTTTTATAACCCAACAATCCTAATTTGTAACATATAAATATGTTTGTATTCTTCAGTCCGTAACAGGTACATTGATTATGAGATAGAAAGTTTTACCAGATTTTGATCACGTGAAATAACATAGGTGAGTAGGtcccttttccttttttttaggATGCTTGTTGAAACATGTAGGCCTTGTCATATAAATGTTGGCACTAGAAAAAGAGAGGTCATAAGAAATTAAGGCAATGATAAAATCTGGGGAATAGGCAGTATATTCAGATAAAACGTGATATCTCTGAAAGGaccatttaaaaaatgtgTTGCTGGTTGACACAATAACGGTATTAATCAGCTGCACCGTTGATGCAGCAGCTGGTTTCAAAAGTATGGTTTGTAGCAAAAAGGAATCCTCTTTGGTTTGTAGATCGAAGATCCATAAAGGGTGTGAACATAACTTGATCGATACAATATAagatttatacaattttaaaagaagGTTTCAACTACGCAGAAATACATGCACCCTCAGTCACTATCGAAAATGTAATGTCactaattttccaaaaaaaaaaaatacacctgcgAAAGGGGTACTCGGGAACGATTTTGTAATTTCACTTTTGACATTTTCCACCATCCAAAAATTCTAATTGGTTTGCAAAATTTAGTCAAACAATCAGAATGCTTGGATGGTGGGAAATTTTAGAAATGAAATTACAGAATCGATCCCCTGATCTCCTGTCTACAAGCTTTTTGAAAGACTCTACCGGTGCAAGAGAGACAGCACTTCACCTCCAAGTTATCTCTCTCCCCGGAACACCGATCAGCCATGCATGGCAGTGAGTGTCCAGTATTACCATATTTCATTGTGCCCAGTCCGCACTGATCTCTCTTTACCTATATAAGAGATCAGTGATTTTCTCACGTTAGGGCCAGTCACTGTCACGTAAATTGTATAACAATAATCGAAGTCTCATTTTGCTTCGGAACAAAAATAGGTAGCTGGAAGTGCGTAGCATAAATGAATATCGTTACACTTGTGGTTGACTGAAGACTATACTCAGTCAACGCACTtttgtacatacgtacgtactaGAGGCGCATGATATTTCGGTATCTCCTTCCTCGAAATGTGTCGGTATGGGAACCTTCTGTTAAATACCGATACCGAAATATCGAAACTTCGGTAAATACCGAATTACCGAAATAGCTCATAATCTAAATACTATTTAGATTATTGGTCTTTACTACAGTTCAATACAGACTTTCCTCGCTCTTTTTCCGACGATATTTGTAGATTAAAGTCTATCGAAATTTTGGTTAATCGAAACTACCGAATACGAAACCCTACCGAAAATTGGTATCTAATTTCCAATACCGCACACTCCTAGTACATAATATGCCACGCGGCATTCAGCAACCATATCCATAGGTGCTTATGGTTCATTGTCAGCGGTGCTCCGCAACCACTCTCCTAATATATCAGTGCTCTCCTAGCTATAACCCAACAGCCCATATGCATAAGCCCGTTGCGAGCCGCGGGAAGCGATGT is a window of Neodiprion pinetum isolate iyNeoPine1 chromosome 4, iyNeoPine1.2, whole genome shotgun sequence DNA encoding:
- the unc79 gene encoding protein unc-79 homolog isoform X5; the protein is MGTKFAAYTLKLSSLHDYHQRLLHAIQPTPSGFDMTNTIKYFSQTLLSLLKDVPDSPLEMIKSQEFDSQRMALYPNLDYKQLYNAVMQLMDVVPLVHIGLQSFGQAILQCLCCLLPFLEHDLVDNLPYLTASAISVLPVELHQEIVNYLCFYILPFTITRKIEDGTENYASQSVSAVIMTVFQYSNNPAHHCQLLECLMALKPGVVKDILCVIAYGTAPARASAAKLLFYYWPTFNANLFDRRAVLMKFTNDLTPFVCQRDMCPNAGNAEAGKVCYDHYISITFATDSPPPLYLCIECANEIHREHPNQMFYDILHPMQQVSMVCENKNCRATDKAAISVCFSTECASYNGNHPIRYCQQCHNIRHNNRRGGDHVFHTALPHISHMDSQMQTYMVQAIVSLLKEAEPLSMDSNKDSLEINTNKGGTGFSGTGIGQGGQGADPASLEERQLLGRYGVWLLVGLCTPNQDTPVQILGRLLSMLFHWFHVTAYSFDGQAESTLEKLKTDYVCGWLSEIAKTHYEVFISCLLPHPTDYVRVGGHWETLASRTSHLKDGLNRLFCLVPYEVITPEIWDYVMPHWMEAMVNDVPEKELNELKIILCKILDPDMSPLGFDAKKMYNFVAKRFVNTTAKVQEQALNWLQILTMLEIMIPLTQLFSMFGDGVQVMKATIQSDTDKSAESSKPCDVTYNRSTISPVVEDDSGNTTPLSDDIIPIPRHMEFTTDTELNLSCCILMLDVLLKQMELQDIDKHTGINTWVCRDACGLMKSMVAATWSGSHSCLTDNECTYCESRVIWHQLCLQLVTYMAPENPAYPPDAVIDEAAEDHGRKSPPESDKKSDSKPDVVITMPVPELHSVGGVLVHMPHVCSFFEQIMTATVETVSEQLDLTAIIPAERVMSAVARAVTLSETDVATATVSIAKPQIVGENDQPVMTSPDNELDDFWHTSVGKFRFTIEDLPEQLQYIHKLLKELIAIDKPDILYYMLQCLNIMVLHGDAFNTAVKDHQGFFIWCQENLLIKTLWELCNAEHSHIAQVTVPLLLHCITLPCGADTFWHLIQEEFHSCDWRVRFVAVERVTLIARFMDSTPLRGNPSLQAALTNAFCYLITSMDDNNVHVAQRATLYLGTIHDTAIRSLIFCLETQFDSVIVDRPMVLQSLYQLHNSLSDRRILTWEFFLNRFDTLYLEAQINLEKAGDIAYLRDLRNTDLNSEIFIRKLHRAHEALSLSDGSSTSLVKTLSASFGTKWPYKRTMSAPASTIPRQDTKQEKEKVYSRQYSAPILKRKSSRFGLGQLLGSTPPNNSIPDGHIHSLNVAEEGANLPGFIHKVIDLEESDKETIHLLVFLLMQFLSRADQAFPTDEKPLCKTQGIILRHLYLLLGYNQLDRTFHTSPQRLRVSPVFNVFIANLPQLLDQNHIMGWIMVPPVLAVLQHCPCPPQGVPAVDHQPPTYSLWYLEPHIRRTWLMSLLVLLYKYQYGQQPWCSQLQSLIKIVLNTLDTQHHQCRRIPATVVMGGPPSRSRDVSQPSLGADHDLAAGCTAELDGESPPGRVSSAIISVHQRSPGTNHAQSHAMETHWEETTPSLYPNKHSSYSINADDTESELAAIPESPKSDCTLHGSSSGSLGEMDESSGVVGRNVATTSKMIVYAADIDHSSSTEKNKLLDAQSVHHNKHEGLVHRPTWFLGSEDDGLQVNSGLPHKKWGVHEGVKMMVTSSLLSGQQHSHKSTPPPISVAKATVVTQSGSNGTVVSTKPTFSSTGLASAIAVATGVPNLCTAKTQSVNSYRPDVVTKERVSTVVPEQATHVSPIPKQFGRQKNVDQSTPITSPVSICQTTPAVSQPLGSDQSCSPVVSSMSSQLTSTENGENIAPRWQSVSTHQQIVTPTMERLLPIGTVARQRTTHRVLMCEETYGSPESPLSKMDILTVGSSFDQDSETCISSDVTTPRSMSQLEFPLPERLLPVGPQRDNISGLIERVWQVLGVPGADDICHQQNEKTIPEKKSSSYGPHPKRDNISSDNRTSSASVLTPVATEIHSRSPSPRKLTKQVALESPPPVIEESFLRSLEHDRKIKMEDLLRSQREKMRKTPFNMTQHSIGNIRRPESWPGPHVQANLDPVLQQAYHADFNLKQSLFRIGDDCVYDRCSECGTVKEEYSDEELGLCIITLGTFIHREPSLAAPLLPEILSVVAKVALNAMYPWQNETNMHLPGGAVSVAHQFLRCVLHQLAPNGVFVQMFQTHTNEATRMQFFKSVTQALVDFNELNPIAPLQLLLESLNTKKTLPLERLPTILHNVACYLDCLPLEAGLGPGAATWGGLLSQIDGLFRRLVLLLNSIEDITPLLRIMVSVLKVPGIPQFKGMLDPFSKVLSYAIQNSILKYNYLTDLCYLCHRGFTRDRDKHFLSRTVVFELVQAIKFKSTIPDSNFLLLIHFILQDVGGMLPMNVAMEDVQADVSPIYNTNSSESLRNQLSDVLDFLADFHTLSKVKSYSKGLQAGLNEDTLGGMLKCGLAQYLALEITRGNSRDNRAVARYLPWLYSPPSTLQQGSREFVDCIGHVRLLSWLLLGSLTHTALHGNSNTWSGNPHIHGPPTPFAQPIPQEVSCHIADHIQVILSGFPEQSKTSVLHMSSLFHTFILCQLWTVYLEEVSKRNLTTSETHSVTMSILLDFWGKVTPCVLQLVTHSKVLAEMVNLHFLSLLEALLECQSTLLSKLLPVWSPILFAHHIQLPGQLQMRLQNCRNFPPTKPTEYLGKADSPSVEQRDSNPVLMRWLHRLQFKMGQIELQSSTATQFYSI